One window from the genome of Hydractinia symbiolongicarpus strain clone_291-10 chromosome 1, HSymV2.1, whole genome shotgun sequence encodes:
- the LOC130634041 gene encoding uncharacterized protein LOC130634041, with the protein MASSSKAPKIVRGSKYRVYLGTGEKAKECYENLIRLKEELKFLYNQDFFTWVHEVLRAHHNKDSRNSIMLLNSSKRMVHTPCSEVVVLKKKRQSSSSSSKDSSTSFTSPLSCLLSPTYDSSSNTKSSITGPNDTPRVVIVSSKKAKTEMEIECTKKDSNFPSMEILKPLNQSTPHLEPKHSICFKRSAKPTKINFNDDQDIGNDTSHDDVSALDVTLDDVEELIAQETEGQEDIGDDEIEYPDLASDPYIRCNYGSLDDEFQKIDDPKCIASTRQLEYLLGDTCHEKDCNAQIVNIESFYIGYTIKLTWKCLKGHKDFWYSSPIYGSGFVINYIVESALVLSGGQINQFSRFCKFVQLGKPNISTFYKNQKLYVSPAVQQTYDDIEHDIIESMSHQDEVIICGDCQLDSPGWSATKGTYTFMDHQSKKLVMMQFGDKREVNLQSTKLEVHLFMKGMKYLISKKDLRIDEICTDAHATIKCLMKKEPILKATHHSLDVWHKAGKITKKISQEVSKKKQLQPLINPWLAPIRNHFWYCCSHCEEDELKMRVLWMRLLKHITGDHLQCEHEPMEEPTEGKTWLDPTGPSMEIIRKHVMKSSWLKSFTYYTKNRHTGLLEAFHNLVLAYCPKRIGYKNDAYITRHQLAYLDFNGHLNRGQLQKKDGSLVYVRRYGKRTKQWFLVAVPKPKDYIYIRRLMAEILWRRHVDRGNVNRVEIGRECTKALRQNIAATTAPPMELLLEKHQAREEMKLQ; encoded by the exons ATGGCTAGCTCCTCAAAAGCACCAAAGATTGTTAGGGGAAGCAAGTATAGAGTTTACCTTGGAACTGGAGAGAAGGCAAAGGAGTGCTACGAGAACTTAATACGTCTAAAAGAAGAGTTAAAGTTTTTATACAACCAAGATTTCTTCACTTGGGTTCATGAAGTTTTGAGGGCACACCACAATAAAGATTCCAGAAACAGTATTATGTTACTAAACTCTTCAAAGAGAATGGTGCATACTCCATGca gtgAAGTTGTagtactaaaaaagaaaagacaatCATCAAGTAGCTCGTCTAAAGATTCATCGACTTCTTTTACTTCACCTCTCTCATGCTTACTTTCACCAACATATGATAGCAGCAGTAACACAAAGTCTTCAATAACTGGTCCTAATGATACACCACGTGTTGTTATTGTTAGCTCAAAAAAGGCTAAAACTGAAATGGAGATTGAATGTACTAAAAAAGATTCAAATTTCCCATCGATGGAAATATTAAA GCCTTTAAACCAATCAACACCACATTTAGAACCAAAGCATTCTATCTGTTTTAAAAG aTCTGCAAAGCcaactaaaataaattttaatgatgACCAAGATATTGGAAATGATACAAG CCACGATGATGTTTCAGCCTTGGATGTGACATTGGATGATGTTGAAGAATTAATTGCCCAAGAAACAGAAGGGCAGGAAGACATTGGAGATGATGAAATTGAATATCCTGACTTGGCATCAGATCCATATATTag GTGTAATTATGGAAGTTTGGATGAcgaatttcaaaaaattgacgATCCTAAATGCATTGCATCAACCAGACAGTTAGAATACTTGTTAGGGGATACCTGTCATGAAAAAGACTGTAATGCACAAATTGTTAACATAGAGAGCTTTTATATAG GATATACTATCAAGTTAACTTGGAAATGTCTAAAAGGTCACAAAGACTTTTGGTATTCATCTCCCATATATGGTTCAGGGTTCGTTATTAATTATATTGTCGAAAGTGCTTTAGTATTGTCAGGTGGtcaaataaatcaattttcaaGATTTTGCAAATTTGTCCAACTTGGAAAACCTAATATTTCAAccttttataaaaatcaaaaattatatgTAAGTCCAGCAGTGCAACAGACTTATGATGATATAGAACATGACATTATTGAAAGCATGTCCCATCAAGACGAAGTTATCATTTGTGGTGACTGCCAGCTAGATTCCCCTGGTTGGTCTGCTACCAAGGGTACCTATACCTTCATGGATCATCAATCTAAAAAATTAGTTATGATGCAATTTGGTGACAAAAGAGAG gtCAATCTTCAGTCCACGAAGTTAGAAGTACACTTATTTATGAAAGGTATGAAATACTTAATCAGCAAAAAGGATCTCAGAATTGATGAAATATGCACTGATGCTCATGCAACTATAAAGTGCTTGATGA AAAAAGAACCAATATTGAAAGCAACACATCACAGTTTAGATGTATGGCATAAGGcaggaaaaataacaaaaaaaatctctCAGGAG gtctccaagaaaaaacaactgCAGCCACTTATTAATCCTTGGTTGGCACCCATAAGGAATCACTTTTGGTATTGTTGCTCACACTGTGAAGAGGATGAATTAAAAATGCGAGTTCTTTGGATGCGTTTACTTAAGCATATAACTGGTGACCATTTACAATGCGAACACGAACCTATGGAAGAACCTACTGAAGGAAAAACTTGGTTAGATCCAACAGGACCATCTATGGAAATTATTCGAAAGCATGTCATGAAAAGTTCTTGGCTAAAAAGCTTTACATATTACACCAAAAATCGACACACAGGTCTTTTAGAG GCATTTCATAACTTAGTGTTAGCCTACTGTCCAAAGCGCATTGGGTACAAAAATGATGCTTACATCACCAGACATCAATTAGCATATTTGGACTTTAACGGTCATTTAAATCGAGGACAGCTTCAAAAAAAAGATGGTTCACTTGTTTATGTCCGCAGATATGGAAAGAGGACAAAGCAATGGTTTTTAGTAGCAGTACCTAAACCAAAGGACTATATCTATATACGAA GACTCATGGCAGAAATACTATGGAGACGTCATGTTGACAGGGGAAATGTTAATCGCGTAGAGATTGGACGAGAATGTACTAAAGCATTACGTCAAAATATTGCTGCAACAACTGCTCCTCCCATGGAATTATTACTTGAAAAACATCAAGCAAGAGAAGAAATGAAACTCCAATAA